Proteins from one Salmonella bongori NCTC 12419 genomic window:
- the osmV gene encoding osmoprotectant ABC transporter ATP-binding protein OsmV — translation MIKLENLTKQFTQKKGQPLKAVDNVNLNVPEGEMCVLLGPSGCGKTTTLKMINRLIAPSSGNILINGENTNDMDTVTLRRNIGYVIQQIGLFPNMTIEENITVVPRMLGWDKARCKQRAEELMDMVALDARKFLHRYPKEMSGGQQQRIGVIRALAADPPVLLMDEPFGAVDPINREVIQNQFLDMQRKLKKTVMLVSHDIDEALKLGDRIAVFRQGRIVQCASPDELLAKPANEFVGSFVGQDRTLKRLLLVSAGDVTDQQPTITARPSTPLSEAFSIMDDNDIRAITVIDNDGKPLGFVKRREARNASGTCADITHPFRITGKAEDNLRIVLSRLYESNTSWMPIVDEDGRYNGEISQDYIADYLSSGRTRRALNIHESN, via the coding sequence ATGATAAAACTGGAAAATCTCACCAAACAATTTACACAGAAAAAGGGTCAGCCGCTGAAAGCCGTCGACAACGTAAATCTGAACGTGCCGGAAGGCGAAATGTGCGTGTTACTCGGTCCATCCGGTTGTGGCAAAACCACAACGTTAAAGATGATCAACCGGCTGATCGCGCCCAGCAGCGGGAATATTCTTATCAATGGCGAAAATACCAACGATATGGATACGGTTACGCTGCGCCGCAATATCGGGTATGTTATCCAACAAATCGGCCTGTTCCCCAATATGACGATTGAAGAAAATATAACCGTTGTGCCTCGCATGTTAGGTTGGGACAAAGCGCGCTGTAAGCAACGCGCAGAAGAGCTAATGGACATGGTCGCGCTGGACGCCAGAAAATTTCTGCATCGTTACCCAAAAGAGATGTCCGGAGGGCAGCAACAGCGCATTGGTGTGATACGCGCTCTGGCCGCCGATCCGCCGGTACTGTTGATGGATGAGCCTTTCGGCGCGGTGGACCCTATTAACCGTGAAGTGATCCAGAACCAGTTTCTTGATATGCAGCGCAAGCTTAAAAAGACAGTGATGCTGGTCAGCCATGATATCGATGAAGCGCTAAAACTCGGCGACCGCATCGCAGTCTTCCGTCAGGGACGAATAGTACAGTGCGCCAGCCCTGATGAACTGTTGGCAAAACCAGCAAACGAATTTGTCGGTTCATTTGTCGGTCAGGACAGAACGTTAAAACGTCTGCTACTGGTCTCCGCAGGTGATGTCACCGATCAACAGCCGACCATTACCGCACGGCCTTCAACACCGTTAAGTGAGGCGTTTAGTATTATGGATGACAATGATATTCGCGCGATTACTGTCATTGACAACGACGGGAAGCCGCTGGGATTTGTGAAGCGCCGCGAAGCGCGTAACGCCAGTGGAACCTGCGCCGATATCACTCATCCTTTCCGCATTACGGGCAAAGCCGAAGACAATCTCCGCATTGTGTTGTCCAGGTTGTACGAAAGTAATACCAGTTGGATGCCGATCGTTGATGAAGACGGACGCTATAACGGTGAGATCTCTCAGGATTATATCGCCGATTATCTTAGTTCAGGCCGTACACGTCGGGCACTCAATATCCACGAAAGCAACTAA
- the osmW gene encoding osmoprotectant ABC transporter permease OsmW — MDTIHYMLDNAGYLASLTFQHLWLVALAVGLAIIIGVPLGVLIVRHKWLATPILGAATLLLTIPSIALFGLMIPLFSLIGHGIGVLPAVTAVFLYSLLPIVRNTHTALDSLPPGLREAGRGIGMTFWQRLRWVEIPMALPVIFGGIRTAVVMNIGVMAIAAVIGAGGLGLLLLNGISGSDIRMLIAGALMICLLAIVLDWLLHRLQVVLTPKGIR, encoded by the coding sequence ATGGACACAATACATTATATGCTGGATAACGCAGGCTACCTCGCCAGCCTTACCTTTCAGCATCTCTGGCTGGTCGCGCTGGCCGTCGGGCTGGCGATTATTATCGGCGTACCATTAGGCGTTTTGATTGTACGCCACAAATGGCTGGCGACACCGATATTGGGCGCCGCTACGCTACTATTAACCATTCCCTCTATCGCGTTATTTGGGTTAATGATCCCGCTTTTTTCACTGATCGGCCATGGTATTGGCGTTCTGCCCGCCGTAACGGCGGTGTTTCTCTATTCTTTACTGCCGATTGTCCGTAACACCCATACGGCGCTTGATAGTCTGCCCCCCGGCCTGCGTGAGGCGGGACGCGGCATCGGTATGACCTTCTGGCAACGACTGCGTTGGGTGGAAATCCCGATGGCATTACCGGTTATTTTCGGGGGTATCCGCACCGCAGTGGTGATGAATATCGGCGTTATGGCGATTGCCGCCGTGATCGGCGCAGGCGGTCTGGGGCTGCTACTGTTAAATGGCATAAGCGGAAGCGATATCCGCATGTTAATTGCCGGCGCGCTGATGATTTGTTTGCTGGCTATCGTGCTTGACTGGTTGCTGCATCGTCTGCAAGTCGTACTGACACCTAAGGGGATACGATAA
- the osmX gene encoding osmoprotectant ABC transporter substrate-binding protein OsmX produces the protein MRVKRHLLGWLAATLLFSSLTQAAPLVLATKSFTEQHILSAMTVQYLQKKGFQVEPQTNIAAVISRNAMVNKQIDITWEYTGTSLIIFNRIDKRMSPQETYDTVKRLDAKLGLVWLKPADMNNTYAFAMQRQRAELENITTISQMVAKIEQVRQRDPDHNWMLGLDLEFAGRSDGMKPLQQAYQMQLDRPQIRQMDPGLVYNAVRDGLVDAGLVYTTDGRVKGFDLKVLEDDKGFFPSYAVTPVVRKEVLEANPGLDDALNTLSGLLNNDVISTLNAQVDIDHRTPQQVAHQFLQDKGLL, from the coding sequence ATGAGAGTTAAAAGACACCTGCTGGGATGGCTGGCCGCAACATTACTGTTCAGTAGTTTGACGCAGGCCGCACCGCTGGTCCTCGCCACAAAAAGTTTTACCGAACAACATATCCTCTCGGCAATGACCGTGCAGTATTTGCAAAAAAAAGGCTTTCAGGTAGAGCCGCAAACCAATATCGCCGCCGTGATTTCTCGTAATGCGATGGTCAATAAACAGATTGATATCACCTGGGAGTACACGGGCACATCGTTGATTATTTTTAACCGCATTGATAAACGCATGAGCCCACAAGAAACCTATGACACAGTAAAACGCCTGGATGCAAAACTGGGTCTGGTATGGCTAAAACCTGCTGACATGAATAATACCTACGCTTTCGCGATGCAACGCCAACGCGCCGAGTTGGAAAATATCACCACCATCTCGCAAATGGTGGCAAAAATAGAACAAGTCCGGCAAAGGGATCCTGACCACAACTGGATGCTCGGCCTCGATCTGGAATTTGCCGGGCGTAGCGACGGGATGAAGCCCCTTCAGCAAGCCTATCAGATGCAGCTTGATCGCCCGCAAATACGACAGATGGACCCAGGGCTTGTTTATAACGCTGTTCGGGATGGGCTGGTTGACGCCGGGTTAGTTTATACCACTGATGGACGGGTGAAAGGGTTTGATCTAAAAGTGCTGGAAGATGATAAAGGCTTCTTTCCAAGTTACGCTGTCACGCCCGTTGTACGTAAAGAAGTACTTGAGGCCAACCCCGGGCTTGATGACGCGTTAAATACCCTTTCCGGTCTGCTGAATAACGATGTGATATCCACCTTAAACGCCCAGGTCGATATTGATCATCGCACGCCGCAGCAGGTCGCCCATCAATTTCTCCAGGACAAAGGTCTGCTGTAA
- the osmY gene encoding osmoprotectant ABC transporter permease OsmY — MHTLTLKRVLGFTTVILLLLALFIWGIGLETLKARQVDLLYLGQRHLILVFTSMFFALLVGIPSGILLSRPAAKGFAEYVMQIFNVGNTLPPLAVLALAMVIIGIGDTPAIVALFLASLLPIVRNTYAGLCSVPASLIEAANGIGMTKWQRLRQVELPNAWPVMLSGIRIATAINVGTAPLAFLIGASSYGELIFPGIYLNDFPTLILGATATALFALILDTLLALLGRRLSPHTA; from the coding sequence ATGCACACTCTCACCCTAAAACGCGTACTTGGGTTCACTACCGTCATTTTGCTGTTACTGGCGTTATTTATCTGGGGAATCGGCCTGGAAACTCTGAAAGCGCGTCAGGTCGATCTACTGTATCTGGGGCAACGGCATTTAATCCTGGTCTTTACGTCAATGTTTTTTGCTTTACTGGTCGGTATCCCGAGCGGGATTTTACTCAGCCGTCCTGCGGCAAAAGGCTTTGCTGAATACGTCATGCAAATCTTTAATGTCGGTAATACATTGCCGCCGCTGGCAGTCCTGGCATTGGCCATGGTGATTATCGGGATTGGCGATACACCCGCTATTGTCGCACTATTTCTGGCTTCGCTTCTGCCTATCGTCCGCAATACCTATGCGGGTCTCTGTTCCGTACCCGCCTCACTGATTGAAGCGGCGAATGGTATTGGGATGACAAAATGGCAGCGACTTCGCCAGGTAGAACTTCCTAATGCCTGGCCAGTGATGTTGTCTGGCATTCGCATCGCGACTGCTATCAATGTCGGCACCGCGCCACTGGCCTTTCTGATCGGCGCCAGCAGCTACGGCGAGCTGATTTTCCCCGGTATTTATCTCAATGATTTTCCGACGTTGATTCTGGGCGCAACGGCCACGGCGTTATTCGCTCTGATTCTTGACACCCTGCTTGCCTTGCTTGGGCGACGCCTCAGCCCACATACCGCCTGA
- the dmsD gene encoding Tat proofreading chaperone DmsD produces MTTFLQRDDFSVTARVLGALFYYSPESNEAAPLVQALLTDNWQTQWPLDAEALAPVAAMLKADSEESLPEAWQRLFIGPYALPSPPWGSVWLDRESVLFGDSTLALRQWMRENGIQFEVQQNEPEDHFGSLLLLAAWLAEQGRYHECEQLLAWHLFPWSSRFLDVFIDHAGHPFYQALGQLARLTLAQWQTQLIIPVAVKPLFR; encoded by the coding sequence ATGACCACTTTTTTACAACGTGATGATTTTTCAGTAACGGCGCGTGTACTTGGTGCGCTGTTTTATTACTCGCCAGAAAGCAACGAAGCCGCCCCGCTGGTACAGGCGCTCTTAACCGACAACTGGCAGACGCAGTGGCCGCTTGACGCAGAAGCGCTTGCGCCTGTGGCGGCAATGCTTAAGGCCGACAGCGAGGAGTCGTTACCAGAGGCCTGGCAGCGCCTGTTTATCGGCCCTTACGCACTGCCGTCTCCACCGTGGGGTTCCGTCTGGCTGGATCGCGAGAGCGTGCTATTTGGCGATTCTACGCTGGCGCTACGTCAGTGGATGCGCGAAAACGGTATTCAGTTTGAGGTGCAACAAAACGAGCCAGAGGATCATTTCGGGTCACTGCTGCTACTGGCAGCATGGCTTGCCGAACAGGGTCGTTATCATGAATGCGAACAGCTACTGGCCTGGCACCTGTTCCCATGGTCATCGCGTTTTCTGGACGTCTTTATCGACCATGCCGGGCATCCGTTTTATCAGGCACTGGGCCAACTTGCGCGTCTGACCCTGGCGCAATGGCAAACTCAGCTTATTATTCCCGTGGCGGTAAAGCCGTTATTCCGCTAA
- a CDS encoding dimethyl sulfoxide reductase anchor subunit family protein, with the protein MGNGWHEWPLVLFTVLGQCVVGALIVSGLGWFATQNDAAARQRLVRGMFFLWLVMGIAFLASVIHLGSPLRAFNSLNRVGASALSNEIAAGSLFFAVGGIWWLVAVLGKMPRTLGKVWLLVSMALGVAFIWAMTRVYQIDTVPTWYNGYTTLAFFLTAFLCGPLFAALLLRVARVPFCGATFASISVLALVVCAAVIVLQGLSLSVIRSSVQQASHLAPDYGMLQVWRIILLAAGLGCWLCPLIRRRQPHTVGLLLGALLVLAGEIIGRGLFYGLHMTVGMAVAG; encoded by the coding sequence ATGGGAAACGGATGGCATGAATGGCCGCTGGTGCTGTTTACGGTACTGGGGCAATGTGTAGTCGGCGCGCTGATTGTCAGCGGACTCGGCTGGTTTGCAACACAAAATGATGCCGCCGCCAGGCAACGTCTGGTACGCGGGATGTTTTTTCTGTGGCTGGTGATGGGTATCGCCTTCCTGGCTTCAGTCATTCACCTGGGTTCGCCGCTGCGGGCGTTCAACTCGCTTAACCGTGTCGGAGCGTCCGCACTCAGTAATGAAATTGCCGCGGGCTCACTCTTTTTTGCCGTCGGCGGCATCTGGTGGCTGGTGGCAGTCCTCGGTAAAATGCCCCGAACGCTGGGTAAGGTTTGGCTGCTGGTCAGTATGGCGCTCGGCGTAGCCTTCATTTGGGCAATGACGCGCGTTTACCAGATTGATACGGTACCGACCTGGTATAATGGCTACACTACGCTGGCCTTCTTCCTGACTGCATTTCTGTGCGGTCCACTGTTTGCGGCGCTTCTGTTGCGTGTCGCGCGCGTCCCGTTTTGCGGCGCGACGTTTGCCAGTATTAGCGTTCTGGCGTTAGTGGTGTGCGCGGCGGTCATCGTATTACAGGGACTGTCGCTCTCAGTTATTCGTAGTTCCGTTCAGCAAGCCAGCCACCTTGCGCCGGATTACGGTATGCTACAGGTCTGGCGCATTATCCTGCTTGCAGCTGGATTAGGCTGCTGGCTATGCCCGCTGATTCGTCGCCGTCAACCGCATACCGTTGGTCTGCTGCTGGGAGCCTTGCTGGTGCTGGCGGGCGAGATTATAGGCCGCGGACTTTTTTATGGCCTGCATATGACCGTAGGTATGGCAGTTGCAGGTTAA
- the dmsB gene encoding dimethylsulfoxide reductase iron-sulfur subunit DmsB → MTTQYGFFIDSSRCTGCKTCELACKDYKDLTPDVSFRRIYEYAGGDWQEDNGVWHQNVFAYYLSISCNHCEDPACTKVCPSGAMHKREDGFVVVDEDVCIGCRYCHMACPYGAPQYNAAKGHMTKCDGCHDRVADGKKPICVESCPLRALDFGPIDELRKKHGDLAAVAPLPRAHFTKPNIVIKPNANSRPTGDTTGYLANPKEV, encoded by the coding sequence ATGACAACCCAGTATGGATTTTTTATTGATTCCAGCCGTTGCACCGGTTGCAAAACCTGCGAACTGGCCTGTAAAGACTACAAAGATTTAACCCCGGACGTCAGTTTCCGCCGCATTTATGAGTATGCCGGTGGCGACTGGCAGGAAGATAACGGCGTCTGGCACCAGAACGTTTTTGCCTATTATCTCTCGATTTCGTGTAACCACTGCGAAGACCCGGCCTGTACCAAAGTCTGCCCGAGCGGTGCAATGCACAAACGTGAAGACGGTTTTGTGGTGGTGGATGAAGACGTGTGTATCGGCTGTCGCTATTGCCACATGGCCTGCCCGTACGGCGCGCCGCAGTACAATGCCGCCAAAGGCCATATGACCAAGTGCGACGGTTGCCACGACCGGGTGGCAGACGGCAAAAAGCCGATTTGCGTGGAATCCTGCCCGCTGCGGGCGCTGGATTTCGGCCCGATAGACGAACTGCGTAAAAAGCACGGTGACCTGGCGGCGGTCGCGCCGTTGCCGCGCGCGCATTTCACAAAGCCGAATATTGTGATTAAGCCCAACGCCAACAGCCGGCCGACCGGGGATACCACCGGTTATCTGGCCAATCCGAAGGAGGTATAA
- the ynfF gene encoding selenate/tellurate reductase subunit YnfF — protein sequence MKITTPEALMTASISRRSLVKTSAIGSLALASSAFTLPFSRITRAADGIAPAPVDEKAVWSSCTVNCGSRCLLRLHVKDDTVYWVESDTTGNDEYGNHQVRACLRGRSIRRRMNHPDRLKYPMKRVGKRGEGKFERISWDEALDTISGNLQRILKDYGNEAVHVLYGTGVDGGNITNSNVPYRLMNACGGYLSRYGSYSTAQISAAMNYMFGGNDGNSPDDIANTKLVVIFGNNPAETRMSGGGVTYYVEQARERSNARMIVIDPRYNDTAAGREDEWLPIRPGTDGALAAAIACVLITEDLVDKPFLDKYCVGYDETTLPASAPRNAHYKAYILGEGPDGIAKTPQWASQITSIPADKIIQLAREIGQAKPAYICQGWGPQRHSNGEQTARAIAMLSVLTGNVGINGGNSGVREGTWDLGVEWFPMLDNPVKTQISVFTWTDAIDHGAEMTAIRDGVRGKDKLDVPVKFLWCYASNTLINQHGDITHTHEVLQDDSKCEMIVGIEHFMTASAKYCDILLPDLMPTEQEDLISHESAGNMGYVILGQPATSPKFERKPIYWTLSEIAKRLGPDVYQTFTEGRTQHEWVKYLHAKTKERNPEMPDYEEMKKTGIFKKKCPEEHYVAFRDFREDPQAHPLKTPSGKIEIYSEQLATIADTWELKKDEIIHPLPAYAPGFDGWDDPVRKTYPLQLTGFHYKARTHSSYGNIDVLQQACPQEIWINPIDAKTRGIQHGDTVRVFNKNGQMLIPAKVTPRILPGVTAIGQGAWLKADMFGDKIDHGGSINILTSHRPSPLAKGNPSHSNLVQVEKV from the coding sequence ATGAAAATCACCACGCCTGAGGCGCTCATGACGGCCAGTATCAGCCGCCGTAGTCTGGTGAAAACATCCGCCATTGGTAGCCTTGCGCTCGCCAGTAGCGCTTTCACCCTTCCATTCTCTCGCATTACCCGCGCCGCTGACGGCATTGCACCTGCGCCGGTCGACGAAAAGGCGGTCTGGAGCTCTTGTACCGTTAACTGCGGTAGCCGCTGTTTGCTGCGGCTGCATGTCAAAGACGACACCGTCTATTGGGTTGAATCCGACACCACCGGTAATGACGAATACGGTAATCATCAGGTGCGCGCTTGCCTGCGCGGACGCTCCATTCGCCGCCGGATGAATCACCCCGATCGGCTTAAATATCCCATGAAGCGCGTTGGTAAACGCGGCGAAGGCAAGTTTGAACGTATCTCCTGGGATGAGGCGCTGGATACCATTAGCGGCAATCTGCAGCGGATCCTTAAAGACTACGGTAACGAGGCGGTGCATGTTCTGTACGGTACCGGTGTTGATGGCGGCAATATCACTAATTCCAATGTGCCGTACCGACTGATGAACGCCTGCGGTGGTTATCTCAGCCGCTACGGCAGCTACAGTACCGCGCAAATCAGCGCCGCAATGAACTATATGTTCGGCGGCAATGACGGTAACAGCCCGGACGACATTGCCAATACCAAACTGGTGGTAATATTCGGCAACAACCCTGCCGAAACACGAATGAGTGGCGGCGGCGTTACATATTATGTTGAACAGGCTCGTGAACGCTCTAATGCACGTATGATCGTTATCGATCCCCGCTATAACGATACCGCTGCCGGGCGTGAAGATGAGTGGTTACCGATTCGTCCGGGCACAGACGGGGCGCTGGCGGCGGCAATCGCCTGTGTGCTGATCACTGAAGATCTGGTTGATAAGCCGTTTCTTGATAAATATTGCGTCGGCTACGATGAAACCACCCTGCCCGCCTCCGCACCGCGTAACGCCCACTACAAAGCCTATATTCTTGGCGAGGGACCAGACGGTATCGCCAAAACCCCGCAATGGGCATCACAAATTACCAGTATTCCGGCAGACAAAATTATTCAGTTAGCGCGTGAAATCGGCCAGGCGAAACCGGCCTATATTTGCCAGGGCTGGGGGCCGCAGCGCCATTCCAACGGTGAACAGACTGCACGTGCGATCGCCATGCTTTCGGTGCTGACCGGCAATGTCGGGATAAACGGCGGTAATTCCGGCGTGCGTGAGGGCACCTGGGATCTTGGCGTTGAATGGTTTCCGATGCTCGACAATCCGGTTAAAACGCAGATTTCAGTGTTTACCTGGACCGATGCTATTGACCACGGCGCAGAAATGACCGCGATCCGCGACGGCGTGCGTGGTAAAGATAAGCTCGATGTACCCGTTAAGTTTTTATGGTGCTATGCCAGCAATACCCTGATTAACCAGCACGGTGATATTACTCACACTCACGAAGTGCTGCAGGACGACAGTAAATGCGAAATGATTGTCGGCATCGAACACTTCATGACCGCATCTGCGAAGTATTGCGATATTCTGCTGCCTGACCTGATGCCCACCGAACAGGAAGATCTCATTTCTCATGAATCGGCGGGAAACATGGGGTACGTGATTCTGGGACAACCGGCAACCTCACCAAAGTTTGAACGCAAACCGATCTACTGGACACTCAGCGAAATCGCTAAACGTCTCGGTCCGGATGTTTATCAGACCTTCACCGAAGGGCGCACCCAGCACGAATGGGTGAAATATCTGCATGCCAAAACCAAGGAACGTAACCCGGAGATGCCGGATTACGAAGAGATGAAAAAAACCGGTATCTTCAAGAAAAAATGCCCGGAAGAGCACTATGTCGCTTTCCGCGATTTCCGCGAAGATCCGCAGGCCCATCCGCTGAAAACCCCATCCGGAAAAATCGAAATTTATTCTGAACAACTGGCGACTATCGCGGATACCTGGGAATTAAAAAAGGATGAAATTATCCATCCACTGCCCGCCTATGCGCCAGGTTTTGACGGCTGGGACGATCCTGTACGCAAAACGTACCCACTCCAGTTGACCGGCTTTCACTACAAAGCTCGCACTCACTCCAGTTATGGCAATATCGACGTTCTGCAGCAGGCGTGCCCTCAGGAAATCTGGATCAACCCGATTGATGCTAAAACACGGGGGATTCAACACGGCGATACCGTCAGGGTATTCAACAAGAATGGGCAAATGCTGATCCCGGCGAAAGTTACCCCACGTATTCTGCCTGGCGTTACCGCTATCGGTCAGGGTGCCTGGCTTAAAGCCGATATGTTCGGTGACAAAATCGACCACGGCGGCTCAATCAATATTCTGACTTCGCACCGTCCGTCTCCGCTGGCGAAAGGTAACCCTTCGCACAGCAATCTTGTTCAGGTTGAAAAGGTATAA
- the ynfE gene encoding selenate/tellurate reductase subunit YnfE → MHGEKQQIGVSRRTLMKSTALGSLALAAGGMSLPFGMRTATAAVQRALRMEEDNVVWGTCSVNCGSRCALRLHVKDNEVLWVETDNTGDDIYGNHQVRACLRGRSIRRRINHPDRLNYPMKRVGKRGEGKFERISWQEALDTLTASLKKVVNDYGNEAVYINYSSGIVGGNITRSSPSASPVRRLMNCYGGSLNQYGSYSTAQISCAMPYTYGSNDGNSTSDIENSKLVVMFGNNPAETRMSGGGITWYLEQARARSNARMIVIDPRYTDTAAGREDEWLPIRPGTDAALVAGIAWVLINEDLVDQPFLDRYCIGYDDKTLPADAPANGHYKAYILGQGEDGVAKTPEWASAITGIPVDRIIKLAREIGSTKPVYICQGWGPQRQANGELTSRAIAMLPILTGNVGINGGNSGARESTYTITIERLPMLENPVKTAISCFSWTDAIERGPQMTATRDGVRGKDKLDVPIKFIWNYAGNTLINQHSDINKTHEILQDESKCEMIVVIENFMTSSAKYADLLLPDLMTVEQEDIIPNDYAGNMGYLIFIQPATTAKFERKPIYWILSEVAKRLGDDVHEKFTEGRTQEQWLQYLYARMRARDPALPSYDELKKMGIYKRKDPNGHFVAYKQFREDPQAHPLKTPSGKIEIYSSRLAEIARTWELEKGDVISPLPVYAPTFEGWDDPLRSRFPLQLFGFHYKSRTHSTYGNVDVLKASCRQEVWINPLDAAKRGISNGDMVRVFNDRGEVHLPAKVTPRILPGVSAMGQGAWHDADMSGDRIDRGACVNTLTTHRPSPLAKGNPQHTNLVEIEKI, encoded by the coding sequence ATGCACGGAGAAAAGCAACAAATAGGCGTAAGCCGCAGAACATTAATGAAATCAACGGCGCTTGGCTCACTGGCGCTGGCAGCCGGAGGCATGTCGCTGCCATTCGGGATGCGTACCGCGACTGCTGCGGTGCAGCGGGCACTGCGCATGGAAGAAGATAACGTCGTCTGGGGGACATGTTCCGTCAACTGCGGTAGCCGCTGCGCACTCCGGCTTCACGTGAAAGATAATGAAGTCTTATGGGTAGAAACCGATAATACCGGTGATGACATATATGGTAATCATCAGGTACGCGCCTGCCTGCGTGGACGCTCAATACGTCGGCGAATCAACCATCCCGACAGGCTTAACTATCCCATGAAACGGGTCGGCAAGCGTGGTGAAGGTAAGTTCGAGCGTATCAGCTGGCAGGAAGCGCTCGACACCCTTACCGCCAGTTTGAAAAAGGTCGTTAACGACTACGGTAACGAAGCAGTCTATATCAATTACTCTTCCGGCATTGTTGGCGGCAATATAACCCGCTCCTCTCCCTCTGCCTCTCCCGTCAGACGCCTCATGAACTGTTATGGCGGTTCGCTAAACCAGTATGGTTCATACAGTACGGCCCAAATCTCCTGTGCCATGCCCTACACCTACGGCTCCAACGATGGGAACAGCACCTCCGACATTGAAAACAGCAAACTGGTAGTGATGTTCGGCAATAACCCGGCTGAAACCAGGATGAGTGGCGGCGGCATCACCTGGTATCTGGAACAGGCGCGCGCACGTTCTAATGCGCGCATGATCGTCATCGATCCTCGCTATACCGATACGGCAGCCGGGCGTGAAGACGAATGGCTCCCGATCCGTCCGGGTACCGACGCGGCGTTGGTGGCCGGTATCGCCTGGGTACTGATTAACGAGGATCTGGTCGACCAGCCTTTTCTTGATCGCTACTGCATTGGTTATGACGACAAAACGCTGCCTGCCGATGCGCCTGCCAACGGCCATTACAAAGCCTATATCTTGGGTCAGGGAGAGGACGGCGTCGCCAAAACGCCTGAGTGGGCCTCTGCCATCACCGGTATTCCCGTCGATCGCATCATCAAGCTGGCACGAGAAATCGGCAGCACGAAACCGGTTTATATTTGCCAGGGCTGGGGACCGCAGCGCCAGGCAAACGGCGAGCTGACCTCCCGCGCCATCGCCATGCTGCCGATACTTACCGGCAATGTCGGCATCAATGGGGGTAACAGCGGCGCGCGGGAATCCACTTATACGATTACCATTGAACGCCTGCCAATGCTGGAAAACCCTGTTAAAACTGCCATCTCCTGCTTTAGCTGGACAGATGCTATCGAACGCGGCCCACAAATGACCGCCACCCGCGACGGCGTACGTGGTAAAGACAAGCTCGACGTGCCGATAAAATTCATCTGGAACTATGCCGGTAATACACTGATTAATCAGCACTCTGATATCAACAAAACCCATGAAATTCTACAGGATGAGTCAAAGTGCGAAATGATTGTGGTCATTGAGAATTTCATGACCTCCTCGGCTAAATACGCCGATCTCCTGCTTCCCGACCTGATGACAGTGGAGCAGGAAGATATCATTCCCAACGACTATGCCGGCAACATGGGCTACCTTATTTTCATACAACCGGCCACCACGGCGAAATTCGAACGTAAACCCATCTACTGGATACTTAGCGAAGTCGCGAAGCGCCTCGGTGATGATGTGCATGAGAAATTTACCGAAGGCCGTACACAGGAACAGTGGCTACAGTATCTGTATGCCAGGATGCGCGCGCGAGACCCGGCATTGCCCAGCTATGATGAGCTGAAAAAGATGGGAATCTATAAACGTAAGGATCCTAACGGGCATTTTGTCGCCTACAAACAATTTCGTGAAGACCCTCAGGCGCACCCGCTGAAAACCCCTTCCGGTAAAATTGAGATTTACTCAAGCCGTCTGGCTGAAATTGCCAGAACGTGGGAGCTGGAAAAAGGCGATGTTATCAGTCCTCTTCCCGTCTATGCCCCCACCTTCGAAGGCTGGGACGACCCGCTACGCAGCCGCTTTCCGCTCCAGCTTTTTGGCTTCCACTATAAATCCCGTACCCACTCCACCTACGGTAACGTAGACGTTCTTAAGGCCTCTTGCCGCCAGGAAGTGTGGATCAACCCGCTGGATGCGGCAAAACGTGGCATCAGTAACGGCGATATGGTGCGGGTATTCAACGATCGCGGTGAAGTTCACCTACCCGCAAAAGTCACGCCACGCATCCTGCCCGGTGTCAGTGCCATGGGACAGGGGGCCTGGCACGACGCAGACATGTCAGGCGACCGAATCGATCGCGGCGCTTGCGTAAATACCTTAACGACTCACCGCCCTTCGCCATTGGCAAAAGGCAACCCGCAACACACCAACCTCGTCGAGATAGAAAAAATATAA